DNA from Tripterygium wilfordii isolate XIE 37 chromosome 4, ASM1340144v1, whole genome shotgun sequence:
TGATCGGCAACGGAGTGCTGCCTGTTATATAAATTTACTCTTTTGCCCGTAAGTTGTCCCGTTAGAATATTCAAAAATTGGATACAAATGTAGGGGTGTTTTGGGGAGAATAACGTTTGAGCCGGCTCGTGCAGCTATTTTAGTTATATAGGAATGTAATGTCGTAATGGATAAACCGGTTTTCAGTTGGAGGAGATTTTAGACTTCGAAACTCTGTTTGGACGTTGGAGGATCTTGTTAAAGacaatagcatatatatatatatgaagaaacTCGGCTTGAGTTGGAGTCGATGTAATTTTTGTACAGCCGAGCCAATGTGTTGACTGTGGAGCTGATGCAGACTAATGATTGTGTACTTTTTAGATGATGTGCCAGCTTGTGTGGCGAATTGGGTGTTCACTTCACTCTTGGGAAGGATACTGCAAGTGGACACATGTCTAAAAGTTTAATCTAGTCAGCTAACTTGCTGACGTTGCACGCACACATGGCTATAATAAAACTATTTTTGTGCTGAGGTGGATACGATTGTCCCTCTTCGAGGCTGACATGGCATATCAGTCTGCCAACCTGGGTCAGGGACCCCAATATTCTCAAATCTCGACCTATTAAGGACTAAATTCATCCACTCTAACACTCTCTCTGATTAGTGATGGACTGATTGGCAGGGAAAGTAACAAGACATAAAGGCCCAAGCCCAACGACTGACATCCCTGATTGGGAAAGGAGCATTACATAAAGGCCGAAGCCCAAGACCAAAAGCGGCCCAAAGAATGTAAATCAAAATAGTATGAGGTGGTTGGCTGTTATTTATTTTCGCAGTCTGTGAtccggggaaaaaaaaaaaaaaccgaaatTTGGTGGTTAAAACTTAAACTGCTGTTTGGCGTTTTGGTCTGCAAACAGCATAGTCAAATAAAGCCAGGGGCCCTGGTTCACTGATTGTTCATCCATGGCTTCTCTTCTCAGTTCAACTATCGCGGTCCCTCTGCAACACAAGGTAATGCTTGACCGTGTAAATGGCTAGTCGGAATCGAGTAGTTCCTTGTTGTTGTTCAAACATACGGTCTCGATATTTTGGTAATTATATCGAAGGAGTGTTTGATTTCAGGttgatttcttttattttatggtTTTTGAAACCTGGTAGTCTGTGATCGGGTTCGATTTCGTCATTTGATGATACtgaatgtttttgttctttgttttatccTAGAATACACGGTACAGTCATCAGTGCTTTGTCTTCTTGTGATTTGTGAGGTTTCTTTTGATGCCTTGTAGGTAACCTATTCAAGTTTCTACACCAAGCCTACATtgggaattaaccagacaattGCGAGAAATGGTAGATGTCATGGGCTTTGGCTCAAGACAAAAGCAAAGATGTCAGTTGAAGGAAATGTGACTGAGAAAGAATCAGCTAGTGTCAATGAAAAAATAGGTAACCCTTCATAgggtttttcttctttatcgAATTTTACTCCTCTAGAACGTAATGAAGAAAATGCAACTAGCCATAGGTAAACCTGACTGGTTTCATCAAGGTAGGCCTTAGGAACTTGTAACAGTTGTAAAACCGTGCCGGATAAGATATCACACAAACAGTTGACTTCAATTTTAGTCAAAAACATCTTTCTAACTTGTTTCTATTTATGTTGAAGCTCCAGAGAATGAATTAGTGTTCTTCTGTACGGTGTTGgcgatagttttttttttttgcattgtaTGAAACACTGCTAGTCTGCTACATATTATTATGTGAACATAGTTCTGTTTGAGTCAGTGGGAATGATATCAAGATACTTGTCTGCCATGATATATCTAGGGCTGTCTATGCTTGGTAATAATCCTTGTGAAGTGTGCATCTTACAAAAATTGCAGAACTGTCGGCAGGAAGCAAAAACAAAGTTCTCTCTGTGTGTTTGTGCGTGTGGGTGAGTGCTCGAGTGTGTGTGTGAAATAATTGCTGAACATATGCAGAGCTGAAACACAAACGACACTAGCTTTGATTTGCTGCATCCTTTTTAATGTTGCATATAACTTTCTTCTTTCCCCATATTGTTTTCCATACGTTTATGTGATTCTGGTAAACTGCCAAACTTCCCTTTTACTTGTTTGCTGCAGACTATGGTCTAGTCAGCATTCACCATGTCGGGATCCTGTGTGAAAACCTTGAAAGGTCCCTTGATTTTTATCAGAATATCTTAGGTATGTCTATTGTTTATGCCTTATGGTGACATTTATGGATCCTATTAGCTTTTTCCTTTTGCCCTTCTCAAAGTAACAGAAATTTCATTTCAAAATCAGGTCTTGAAATAAATGAGGCAAGGCCACATGATAAGCTCCCATACAGAGGTGCTTGGTTGTGGATCGGTTCTGAAATGATTCATTTGATGGAACTTCCGAATCCTGACCCCTTAACTGGACGGCCTGAGCATGGTGGCCGAGATCGACACACTTGTATTGCAATTCGAGATGTGTCCAAGCTCAAAGCAATCCTTGATAGTGCTGGTAAGtatttttttctccttgttCGCCAGTTGACAGTAGCAAAAGTATGTCTGAACAAAGTGAAATCAGGATATCATAGTGTCTCTTgaatggcttttttttttccatgaggAGTAGTCGCTTGCGAAACATAAACGTCTTGGTCTCTTGTTTGTATTTTTAGGTATCCCCTACACATTGAGCCGGTCTGGGAGGCCAGCAATCTTCACACGAGATCCTGATGAAAATGCTTTAGAATTTACACAGATAGATGCATGAAATATCCAATTTAGATAATTTGATCTCGTGTATCAATGCCTTTGGACTTTGGATTTCCATTTGTGCTGCAGGTCTCAAATCAATGTAATACAGTTTGCAAATATTAGAAGTGCAGGATTGTGCTATTTGTATAGTGACCTAAAATACAAGAAAAGCCAATGCAATGTACATGTACCAAATCAGGTCGTTCGACTTTTTGTCCTGCCAATTGACCGTGATGTAAGAATGTTTCTCTATCTCCTAAGTATTGATCGCAAAAATCATACGGGAAAAAAAGTATTTACAGCAAACGTCAAACTAAAAGAGTGGCAAGTGTAGGCAGTACTATTGGTCCCTCAGTACAGTTGTATGTTGAGATGGCCCATTGTTCTTCAAACCAGTGACGAaacagagaaacaaagtcgttATTACTGTATAACAAatgaaaatcccacatcgaGGGCTCCTATTTGTCGAAGTAACAATGCAGCCCTATTTACGTTACGTAATTACAGTAGTTTACAGCTTCATGTGTTCATGTGCTTAAACACTGGAGACTCAGATGGGTACAGTTAAGCCAGAGGATTATGAAGTTTCCCGAATGTAGGCTCTGCATAAAGTGGCAACAAATTGAACCATCTCTTCCATTTATGATTTCTGGAATTTTACGCGTGACTTCCACTCCTCTATGGCCGAATGCAATGTGTAATTTGGGATAGTAAAGGAATGCTGGAGTCTCAGCTTTGTGACTGGCGATACATTGTGTTTCTCAAGCCATGCCTTAATTGCTCCGTGCTCATACGAGAAGCCATCAGCAGCTATGTGTGGATCATCCATTATTTCCTGCATTATCAACATAATGATGCATGAAGAGTAAGCGAAGTCTGAAGTGGATGCTGATATAGTGGAtatttacaaaagaaaaaattttcatttcaggGAGTTGAACTTTTCACCTGAAGAATAGGGCAAAAGTAGTCGCTTGGTGCATGATTATTGCTTACCCCAGCTTTTAGTGTAGTGTAAGCAAACTCATGAAGTCTTTTGAGAATTGGCAGCACTTCAGTATCAAGATGCGGTCTATCCCTGCATCTCAGGCTTGAACATTTCAGTGCGATTCGAGCTAATTCCTCCGTTTCAGCAAGTGGCCAATCTGTGATCGAGTTATCTAGAATGCTAGGGAAAGAACCGTCTAAAAGGGCCTTTTCAATTGTCAATAGTAGTCCATTTGGATGACGAGCTGTCAGTAACTGTAGGATTATAACTCCGAAAGCATATAGATCTGATTTGGGTCGAAGAGTGCCAGTCCTCTGATACTCAGGATCCATATAGTAGAAAGTACCTGCAATAACAGACTCTCTGTACTCCGTTATGTTGTCAGGCACAATATCTGATATGAGCTTAGCTAGCCCTACATCCCCGATTTTGCTTGTGTAATTTCTGTCCAACAAGATATTGCCTGGTTTTAGGTCTCGATGGACAATAGGCTCTGGTTTTGAATTGTGTAAAAATGAAAGTCCACAAGCAACTTCAAAAGTGATTCGGAACCGACTATTCCAAGAAAGAGCTGGTTTTCCATTTAAGTGGAAAATATTGTCTTCCAGGCTTCCATTTTCCAAGTATTCATAGACCAGAGAACCGGTCTCGGGGCAGGCTCCAAGCAGCAAAACTATGTTCGGATGGTGATGCTGGCCAAGGACTTCAACCTGGAATTCAAAGGACAGATAATTTAAGCTACAATTACAGCAACGTGTTGGTGGTGGATGCTTGAACTTGTTAAAAAATACTTACTGGTAGTTGCTCAAaagaaaagagacaaaaaaaaaaaaaaaaactcactagTAACTGGAGAGGACCAAGGAAGTCAAGAGTCAGAGGAGCAAGAGATCACTAAACTTTGACAGTCACTTGATGATTTGTAGGGAAAAAGTTctagaaatttaaaagcaaccAAAATCAATTATCCAACATGAAATTACCTCTCTCAGAAATTCTTCTCTCTTGTCAATGGCATCCGAATTGAAAACCTTAACAGCCACTGGAGTGTGATCAAGACTGCATTTGTAAACTTTCCCGAACCCTCCTTCGCCAATCACACGGTTCTCCGAGAAGAAATCAGTTGCTTCCTCTATCTCATCCCTAGTATATCTTCTGTATCTTCTGTCACtcgagaaaagcacatcaacaAACTTCTGTTTCTCCAAAAACTCTTTGAGAGCATTCAGTTCAGCTATCTGCCTTTCATAAACCTCTTTAGCAAGTAAAGTCTTTGCCTCCTCAACCTCCTTGATTGTTTGCAGACGCTTTGCTTTCTCTTCAGCGGCAGTTTTCCTCAATATATCTTCTCTTTCCAGGACAGCATTCACTCTCCTTGCTTCTTCCAGGCACTCAGAAGAAAGTAAATGGACCTGCAAAGTAAAGCAACTATGTCTAACGGTCCAGCTATTAAATATAGATCCGTAAATATCTTTCAGCGGCCATTATTACTTCAAGCTCATCTTCTACCGTTACCATGACACACGATATTTTGCACGTATACATGCAAAAGTCCCATTGCATGCCACTTTAGAGCCAAGAAAAATATACTTATATAGCTTGAAAAGCAACATgaacttttaatgttttttcacTCAGATTTGTAAAGGTGAACACACATGCACAAGACTCTCACAGTGGGTAGGGTTGGGGACAAACAAGATGTAAGCAGATCTTACCTCCACAAAATATATGAAGAGTTTGTTTCAGGATTTGAACATGTGacatctaggttgcacccctacaactctactacTGGACCACATGTTTTCCGATCATATTAAAAGTCCAAAATTCGAGAGAAGTTCTGTCAGAGTTCTAACCTAGATATGTTGTCAGAAGCATGGGATACGATAAGTTGACTGATGTCTCACCGTGTTCTGGGCATGAACCAGCTCTGTACAAGCTTGTTCATACAAGGCACGCGTCTTCTGAAGTTCTACCTGTAGCTGTTCAACTTCAACTTGCGCATCTGACTGCAGAAAAACATTCAAtatcaaaatattcaaaacttgATAAAGCACCACCTTGGAATTTGGAAATGATATTCTATAAATTTCACCAATAAAACAGGTGTACTGATCAATACCATCTCAGATTTTgttgaagctgtggaattgcaATGTCTGGTGGTAATAATTTCACAACCTCCCAGGTTCTGATAATCCCTTTCCATTCCTAAGTTAACACTTGTAGAAGGGTCTACATGTGACAATGCTTCAGAATTTAAGAAACCACTAGACATTGACAATGCTCCAAAAGTCCTTTGAACACTGGATACTGAAGAATAGGAATTAAGCCCAGATACTTCCTCGTTATTGCATTTGGAACCTCCCCGATAACCTATTTCAGAGAATGTATTATTTTACAGATCTGGTCAGTCTTTGTACAAAGAAATGGAAGAACTCCAACAGGTAGGAACTTTTTGATTATTAAAGAAAGCAATCCAGACATACCACCAGAGGTTGAAGGATGAGCTGACTTTGTGATAACTCGACGTCCATATATAATGCAAATGCCACAAGTTTCAGGAGCATATCTCAAAACATTTTCTGGTATCCCTGGACCTTCAAACTTCCTGAAGAACAATCAATTGAATTTTTCCACGAGTAGACTTAAAATTTCATACTCCTTTAACATTTATTTTCGTTTGTGAATGCTAAAGAAATTTTCTTGAAAGACACCATGGCATTCAACCAAAGAGCAATAACCAGACAGTTAAGCTTAAAACGTCAATCAAAGTAGTTTCCacaagaatcattaagcacttccaaatatataaatatcagAAAATGACACTAGCATTGAATGACAAGGGCATGTCCACCACAATTAATGCTACGTATGCTAATATGGAAAAGGAATAACAGTTAATTGTCAACAGTTAATGTTGCTATTCCTCATAGTTACTTTGCGGTAGGGCTGTAATCGGGCCGAACACGTAGCTTGTTTTTAGCTCAAGTTCATGTGTGGGCTCGAGCTTGGTTTGATCATGCGTTTGAAAGCTCGAGCTCAGTTTGCAAGCATGCCAGAATGTATCGAGCTGGTGAGTTCTTGAAGGCTAAAGCAATACTAATGAACTTTACAATATGTTATATAATTTATTACTACTATACAtaattacatattatatataagattgttattaattttttaaatattattaaatgTATTCAAGCTGGCTCACGAGCCTACTGACTCGAACAACTTTTGTCTCGAATTCAAACTCGAATTACAAACGAACTTAAAATATGATTCGAACTTTGCTCAAGCTCATGAATTCCCGAACTCAAACCGAGCCTTGTCGAGCTCGAATAGAAAGCTTGGTTTGTATGCAACCCTACTCTACACCTTCTTGGtgcttcaataaaaaaaatttcctaccagcaaaaagaaattataatcGGAAGACTCCATTCAGAAAAAACCATGAGAGCAAAGTTTTTGAAGTTTGCACCTCAAATAAGAAAGTGAAATATAATGAATCCCGAATCCCAATGAGTACTAACGGGAAACTACCTCAGTATACAATTTACAGAACGAGAGCCCAACACTAAATGATCAACCCCTGACTCGGACGCATATCTTAGAAGTGCATTTGCAGGGTTATCATCCTCCAACACAATTGTTTCCACCTGAAGGAAATCTGGCATGTTATTCAATTTTATTTGCAGGCTCAACTtcaacaaatatcaaattaaaataattgaaaaaagaTCAAATTCACCTCAATTCCCTTGCATAATTTCTTATAAGGAATAAATATTTCTCCATACTTGATCTTCACCTCCTGTACATACAGAGCCACCGTATCCGCATCCAATTCTTCAATAGGTATGCGCTCTCCTGCTGCAGAACATATATCGAAGCACAAAGTATATCAGAAGTTACACACTCATCAATTACCGAAATAAGTTCTCAAGTTCCCaacatattttcaaaattgatCACAATTCGGAAAAACTCGCTAAACGAAAATATTCAAAGAGAAACTAAACAAGGACAAAAAAAGGCGAAGGAATGTACATGGAGTTGGGATAGAAATGATCGCGGGCATGACGTGGACTAAGATGAACCGGTGGTCGCTCGGGGAGAAATTATTCAGCGTCCACCGTACAGCGCGACTGCTTCCTTTGCCTCCGCATCTTGCGCCACCGTTCACGGCAACCGCAACTGACGTCATCTTTGCCGCAGCTACTTCTCGTGGAAGTTTGGGCGTCTAATTGCGGAGGTTATACCTTCCATTTTGGCTAGTTACAGATGAGTGGACGACGGGGTTCGTGTTGACGACTTGACGTTTGACTTGGGGTTCTTTCTCGAATAGTCAAAATGACTGTCAGTGTCAGTGTGTCGGTGAAAATGGGCCTGAGTCATACAGCTAAATAATTTGGGCTTGTTTTGGGCCCAATAATTTCATCACCAACGTCGTGAACGATTTCATGCTGGTTTGTGTTACAAATTGGTACCAGCCAGAGTATCTGCCGCCAAACAAAGAAGCATAAGTTCCAGAAAGATCTAAAGCCTCATCAGTCGGGtgttgaggaggaagaagatcTCAAATTGGTAATTGAAAGCATCGATCAACAAGCTCAAAGTCCAAATATATTGCAAGATCTTTTGATTGCATATAAATTAGCTTGTGCTCATGCATCAATTCAAAACTTCTATTGACCATCAAAATGACATCACAtaacaatattttaaatttataacgAACACTTGATGCTAAAGACAATGCACAAAACTCAGTAACTCACAAGTAGTAGCGGACCTATTCTAATTTTGCTTAATATACAGATGGTGCAAAATCTAAAGTGGcaatcccaaaaaaaagaatacaaaagaGGAGAATACAAAAGATGCATCATCTATAGTGTGAGATAAGTTCTTATCATGGTTGCTCCAGTTGGATCTGAAAGCAGATGCCTGATGAGACTCATCCTCAAATCAGTTGGTGCAATAACAAACATATACAAGGAAAACAGTGCAAGATCCATTGAGGAGAGACTAGAGCCAAGAAACCCCTGCGACATCCTGTGGAAAGGCAACAGTTGTCAATAAGTTGATTACTCAAAATCAAGAACAAGCCATTCAAACATTGAAAATAAGTTTGTTTAAACTGACAAGTTATTTGTCATTTCCATTCATCTTTGACTAGATGAGTCACCAATGACATTCTTTTCCTAACCAAATCAGTAGATTCCAATAAAGGAGTTGGGACCTAAGAGTGTTTGGATCTTCCAGAATGATCCAATTAACTTCTTGGAATAGAAAACCAAAAGGAGTGTCAGGTGCCTATTCTTTTGCCTTGAAATTTGTTAATTTCCATCTGAACTAGTAGTGCCCCCCTAACCTACATCACGGTTAAGTACTTTCAACTCGCATATGCAATGAGTGTCACAACGAGTCACTTCCAAAGTGCTCCCAATCTCATCCTAAGCCAAAATGAACAGAACCAGCTTACACGACTGTCTTTGACCACCACAGGCATTAGCGTTTAGAGACAGTACTATTGGCCCGGCTCCAGTTTAAATACTTGAATCTCTTGACTCTGTATCATAGTTCTGCAAAATAGTTTCATCTGGTTGCTTGAATGAAACAAACCAACCAAAGACCCTGCTAGTTGGTGCGTATCTCAGATTTATTGGATGTTTCCCTGGGCTTCCACTATCTAACTGATATCCTGTAAAATGCTTCCCCCGACACCCTCCATGAATGATGAGGATGTTGAGGATAAAAATCTTGGAAACAGTAATATAGGGTGAATACGGGAACCAGAGGCAGTTAAGAAAGATGGAGAAAAAAGATTAAAAGGAGAGCACTTGGTttgttcgtaaggtaagatcTATGCCAAAAGCAACTTCATAGCTTCATTTCCATGTTCGCTAGATTACTCTCTAGAAACGTCCATTTTTTCACCCACCTCCATCTAAGACAGTATTGCTTTTGTATTATgcgaagaaaattttcactaatACAGTTTAATGCTAAGCTCTCCCATGAGAGCAAGCACATGTACCTGAATATGGGACAACTGATTGGCTGAAGAAATAACTAAAACATTCTCATAcataagaaaaagaataaacttTCAGAATACAAATCATACCATTTAGGTAAGCGGAAGAAAGTCTGGAAGAATGCCCTAATGCCCTCAATATCCAGTTGCAAAATAAGTGCTAATCCGAAAAGAAAGAATGCCCTTTGTCGCTTCCTTTCTTGTGGCCAAAGAGTATTCCAAGCTGACGAAAGAAAATTTTACAGACGTTTAATGCATCATGAGCACCACAGGTTCTTTAAAAAGTAGCTACACTACAATGTGTTACTGTCATTCAGCCATCATTAATTGCATGTATTCCCAGTATAATAACATAAAGGGATAAAAGTGAACAAGAAGATAAAAAACATAAAGATGATTAAAAGTGATCATTTTAAATGTCacattttgatttttggatgCATATACCATATAGCACTTAATGATAATGGACGCTAGGTTGCTAAGTAAGCAGTTTACCTCCATATAAATAACAATAAAGCCTTACTTAATTACCTTGCATTGAGATATTCACATTACTTCTTTCATGAGTAGTCTTGCCCTTAGAATGATTCTCTTTCAATATATTTGCAATTACAGAAGCATATTTTGGAGCCTCCGTCAGCGATCTCACAACTGAATATCCTGTTTTACATTTGAGGCTAGGAAGGTTCACCATGTTTGAATAATTGGACAAAGCATATATTAACTCGCTTATTTTTTACCAGTGGCTGGATGCACCATGCTAGCAGCAGCACCAAATGCAAGGTTTCTTTGCTCTGTATTTGGTAAAGAACCACCAACTGGAATATAAGACCATTCCTGCATTAAAGATtgatatgttacaattcaatctGATATATCATGACAACTTTAAGGAAAGGAGGATCACGAGAAAATTTTAGGCACAAAGTACAAACAAACACTGCTGAATCATTATAGATAGAGCCAAGGGCACAAGAACCTGCTAATACTCAAGGCCTCGGGAGAACAGATATACACAGCCTTACCCCCAAATTGTAGAGAGGCTATTTCTATGGTTTACTGCTGCAACACACCTAAGTTACAATTGTAGATATTTTACCACTATCCTAAAGTTAGATCTCAAATCGATCAATACAGATATTGATATATAACTTTATACTTACACATAAGAAACTGGGAACTTTTGATACTCTTCAAAGAATAGTAAGAACAATGAATTCGACCACGTGACAGCCCTGATTGATATAATAATTATCAGACAGAATCCTTACATTGGAGCTTGCTCTCTGATTtcccaaaaattataaatagaaATTATATGACTTACCAAAAATTTTCCTACCAATAAAATGTGCTCCAAAAGCTTACATTTTCATGAGAGGATTTTTTATACTCAAAAGGGGaatatgaaaaaatatatattttttggtcgATAATCTAATacagaagaataaaaaaaaattaaattatcacAAGGAAGCCAGTATTACCTCCTCGTAAGTTTTCAGAACCCGGATGCCCATAGTTGCTAACCTTGACATTAGCTTTTTCTTTAATAAATCAAAAGGCATAGCATCTTTTGAAGCCAAACAAGTTTCCTGAAGCACAATACTCAAACAATTTTGCACATATTAGTTACAGATGAAATAATGTGCTacatcaaatgaagaaacagaaTAAACCTCAAAGAAGACTCTTGTCGATGACATAGGCATGGCATAAAGAAATGTTGGATAATCAGCTTCTAAACATGGAACTTGATGTTTGGTGCAGTCTCTATAATCCATGAAAACCATCAGGCTTGGATCATACGGAT
Protein-coding regions in this window:
- the LOC119995955 gene encoding uncharacterized protein LOC119995955, which produces MASLLSSTIAVPLQHKVTYSSFYTKPTLGINQTIARNGRCHGLWLKTKAKMSVEGNVTEKESASVNEKIDYGLVSIHHVGILCENLERSLDFYQNILGLEINEARPHDKLPYRGAWLWIGSEMIHLMELPNPDPLTGRPEHGGRDRHTCIAIRDVSKLKAILDSAGIPYTLSRSGRPAIFTRDPDENALEFTQIDA
- the LOC119995953 gene encoding U-box domain-containing protein 34, which codes for MTSVAVAVNGGARCGGKGSSRAVRWTLNNFSPSDHRFILVHVMPAIISIPTPSGERIPIEELDADTVALYVQEVKIKYGEIFIPYKKLCKGIEVETIVLEDDNPANALLRYASESGVDHLVLGSRSVNCILRKFEGPGIPENVLRYAPETCGICIIYGRRVITKSAHPSTSGGYRGGSKCNNEEVSGLNSYSSVSSVQRTFGALSMSSGFLNSEALSHVDPSTSVNLGMERDYQNLGGCEIITTRHCNSTASTKSEMSDAQVEVEQLQVELQKTRALYEQACTELVHAQNTVHLLSSECLEEARRVNAVLEREDILRKTAAEEKAKRLQTIKEVEEAKTLLAKEVYERQIAELNALKEFLEKQKFVDVLFSSDRRYRRYTRDEIEEATDFFSENRVIGEGGFGKVYKCSLDHTPVAVKVFNSDAIDKREEFLREVEVLGQHHHPNIVLLLGACPETGSLVYEYLENGSLEDNIFHLNGKPALSWNSRFRITFEVACGLSFLHNSKPEPIVHRDLKPGNILLDRNYTSKIGDVGLAKLISDIVPDNITEYRESVIAGTFYYMDPEYQRTGTLRPKSDLYAFGVIILQLLTARHPNGLLLTIEKALLDGSFPSILDNSITDWPLAETEELARIALKCSSLRCRDRPHLDTEVLPILKRLHEFAYTTLKAGVSNNHAPSDYFCPILQEIMDDPHIAADGFSYEHGAIKAWLEKHNVSPVTKLRLQHSFTIPNYTLHSAIEEWKSRVKFQKS